A stretch of DNA from Streptomyces caniferus:
TCTTGGCGGTCCACATCCACACCGGCAGTCCCACCAGGCCCTTGCCGCCGGGCTTCGGCACGATGCCGATGTCCGGACCGCGTAGCCGCATCTTGTTCACCGCTTGCCGGGCGAGGACGGCGGGGTCGACGCCGCCCTTGGGCGGGTCGGCCGCCCACACCATCCGAATCACGTGGTAGGCGTTGTCGCCGCCGTAGGAGCAGGTCTGTTCGTACACAGCGCCGTCGCCGGGCTTGTGGCCTTCCCAGTCCAGACTTCCGGCCGGCGGCTGGGGGTCAGCGCGCTTGTAGGTGCAGCTCCACTTGCTCTTCTTGCCTCCGCCGCCGCTGCCGTGGTCCCCTCCGCCGTGACCGCCGGCTGCTTTGCCGTCGCTGCCTGGGTCCTTGGCCTCGACCTGGCAGGTGAACAGGCCGCAATGGGCGTCGGCCGGGCCGTCGGCGTAGGCAGGAGCGGGGAGGGCGAGAGTGAGCGCGGCTGCACTGAGCGCCGCGGCGGTCGCGGCGCTCCTGCGGGTCAGCACCGCTTGCCCTGGGGCTCGTCGCGGATGACGCGCCATCCTCCGGGCCAGCGTTCGACCTCGGACTTGATGACGTACTTGGTGAGCCGGTCGGAGGGGAGCGAGAGCGGCTTCTTGGTCTTGGCGTCGACGACCTTCCACTGGGAGATGTCGAGGCAGCTGGAGAGGGTCGCCCTGGGCGTCTTGCTCTTCACGTCAAGGTCGGTCACGGTCGGATTGCCCACGGCGACCTTCCCGATGTGGATCCGGTTGTGGTCGTGGGCCTGCTTCGCGTCTGACTCAACGTTCTTCAGCGCCGCCGAGGCGGCGTACTTCTTGAGGTGTGCGCTCTTGCCACTGCGGTCGGCGTAGAGCTTCGCCACCTCTTTCCAGTACGCCTGGTAGGTGGCGACGGCGTCCTTCTTGGCGGTCTCGGTGGGGTCCGCCGACTTGGTCGGGTGGGCCGCTGACGGTGTAGGAGAAGCCTTCGGTGTGTCAGAGGCGCCGCTGCACGAGGTGACTGCCAACGTCGCACAACCTGCGGTAAACAGCGCGATCATGCTGTTCTGCGGCCTGCGGTACCGGTCCCGGCTCCGTGCGGTTCGCATCAGTGCTCCCTCCCCTGGGGCGCGATCTACAAGCAGTTTTGTGGGTCTGTTGCTGTGGAACGGTTTTCTTGATCACTCACCGCAAGGGCGCGAATGAGCCATACGGGTGGCCGGACCTGCACGATACCTGCGAATTTGCAGACCGCGAAGTCTGTTTTTGTGGGACGGTCAAGGCATCTCCGGCAATTCGGTGCGGAGCGGTAGCCGACTTCCAGGCGCGGGCGCCGACAGATGTGACGAGAATCCCGATATGACACCTAGTCAGCGATCTTGCCCTCAAAAGTGCCCTCAGCGCTCCCCAGGTCGGTCACCTCGACCGTCACCGACTCCGCCTTAGCCCCCTTGGGCAGCGAGAAATGGAACGTATGGGTAGCGGCACGCTGCGGAGCGATGAAACCGGTGTCCGCGGCGCCGGCCCCGCCCGGGATCAGGTCGGCTTCCTTCAGCTCGTCGCCGTAGTAGACGCGCAGCCTCTTCTTCATCGGCGTGTAGGGCAGATCCGCCACTTCCGCGGTATTGCGCACGGTCAGCTCCCCGGAGAACGTGGCCCTGCCACCAGCGACGCCCTCCGGCCGGACATGGTCGACGGTCATCTGCGGATCCGCCTTCCACTGACCGAACGCCAGCGTCTTGCGGGTCTCCGGTGCCGGCCGAGGGTGGAGGACAGCGTCCTTGCGAGCAGGGGCCCCGGGAAACGGGCCCTCGAAGAAGGCGACGTCGCCGGTGTCCCCGAACATCGTCGTGGGGCGCGTGGTGAGGGTGACCGGCTCTCCGGCCGCGTCGGCCGGCACCGCGACTCCCACCGTCAGGGTGTAGGCCCCACCGGGCTTGACCCGCGGCGGATCGTCGCTGATCGCGTCGGGAATCCCCTCGATGCCGGTGTCGGTGAACTCGGCGGCGGGCCGTCCCATCGCCCCGTACCGGACGGTGGGGGAGAGGTCCAGCAGCTGCTGAATCTCGTTGGTCTTGTTGGTGAGCGTCCAGGTCATCTTCGCCGCACGCCACCCCCGCGGCAGACCCTTGGCCCTCGAGGTCGGCGTCACCTGGGTCAGCGCGGAGGGCGTCAGCTTCCAGGTCCCCTCTTCTGTGGTGACGCCCTGGCCGAGCCGGTGCATGCCCTCGGGCAGCTCACGCTTCACCTTCTGCGACACCTTGGGCTTGCTGTCACCGGCGGGCGGCTGCTTCGCGGGAGGACTTCCGGTGCACCCCGTCACCAGCCCCGCCACCGTCGCGCCGAGCACGGTCCATCCGGCCTTCCTCACTGCTGCCCCCTCGCGTGCGACCACCAGGACGTCGCGCCCTGACGGGGCGCCGATTCTGCCAGTTCACAGGCTCCAAGATCAGGTCCACGAGAGATGGGGCCGGAATCCGACACCTCCGGTGGCGACGCGTCGTCCGGGTCTTCCGCCTCGAACGTCTTCTGCGACCACCACGTCGCAGGCGCCGGCTGCCGCTGCGCCGATTCCTCCCCCTCCGGACCGCGGCGAGAGGCAGCCGACTCCGATGCCGGCGCACCCTCCTGCTCCGGCACGCGAGGACGGTGGGCGCGGCGGGTGTCGTCGGTAAGAAGGTCCTCGATCGTGCCGCGGCCGTCGGTCTGGTGGTGCCATCCGGCCACTACCTCACGGACGATGGAGCGGGCCAGCAGCCGGTAGGAGTCCGGGCAGTGTTCCCGCTCGGACAGCCACGACAGATGCCGCGTGTGGGTGTGCAGGGCGATCATCTCGGTCACCAACGGCCCCAGCGGCTGAGCCACCGTGGCGAATTGCGCGCACCGCTCGGTATGCCGGTCCGGGAAGGCGGTGACGTCGACAACGGCGACGCCTCCCATGGACTCGGCCGGCAGGCCGCGGCGCCTGTGGCGAAAGAAGCGGAACATGTCTCTCTTTTCGGCTCAGGCCACGGACGTGGCGGCGGCAGATGGGCGCAGCAGGACGTCGGTCGGCTCGGTATCGCCGAGGACCGGCGTGACGATCGGCGCGAACGGCCCATGAACGCGGAGTTGTTCGAGGGTGGTCACTGCGGCCTGCAAGTCTGCGGCGGCCGGCTGTAGACGGGTGTCCGCGGCCGCCAGGGCCCGCAGATCGTCGGCCCGCTTTGCCAGCTGGCGCCGTGAGGCGCCGTCCAGCACGAGCAGGACCCGGGGGAAGGACGGGTAGCGGGCGCGCCATGCCTCCCGCCGGTACCCGCCTGCGGCCTTCGGCCGGCCGCGGCCCGGGGCCGGCTGGGGGACGTAGCGGGCGTAGCGGGCGTAGGCGTGCAGCTTCGCGGCCAGGCGAGCGATGCTCATCGTGGCGCGGTCGATCTCGCAGAAGAACGTCAGCAGCATCCGCTGCTGTCCGCCGTCGCCGGCGGGGGTGGTGTGGATGTAGCGGAGCACGGCATCGGGCACCAGGACCGCCTCGTCGCCCAGGCGGTTGTCACCGTCGCGGACGCGGTGGGCGACTTCGGGGTCCCAGTCGAGCGGGCCGCACTCATCTCCCAGGCGCCGGGCGTGCTGCACGAACGCGAGGCCCAGCTCGTTGACGGCGAGCGTGTGCTCCTGAAGCTGACTGGCAGCCGCGTCCTCGGTCATGCGGTAGGGCCGCGGTACGAGCTCTCCACCGGTCTCGACGACCTCGCAGCCCAGCGCGGTGGTGTACCACAGGAGTTCGCCGGCGCGGCTGGTGCGGCGGACCGACGCGTCGACCATGCCGCGGCCGTGGAGCACCTCCAGCTGCCGGCGGACGTAGCGGGTGGAGGTGGCGGCCGGGCGCAGGAGCTGGGTGAGCTGGCTGGCGGTCAGCAGCCGGTGGCGGTAGAGGACGGGCAGGATCTCCTGCCCGAGCTGGGACAGACCACGGTCCGTGGGGTCCAGAAAACGTGGGCGTGGCATCGGAAGCCTTTCTGTGAAGTGGGTCAGACCGGGCGGAGCGTGCGGACCACGTCGCCGGACCCGGGGCCGGCCGGGCGCGGCGGAGGTGTCCGGCCGGTGGTGAGGTGGGCGAGGATCGCGTCATCCAGGCCCCGCTGGGTCGCGAGAATCTCGCCGACCGTGCGGCGGCTCAGGTTCTGGTCGATCGCCTTGTCCAGGGCAGGCAGCCCTGCCTCGTTGCGGTATTCGGCGAAGACCTCATTGACCGCAACGCCGCGGACCCTGAAGGGCGTGCTCCTCTTACCGCGGACCATGACCGACTGGATGTACTCGTACTTGTCCAAGCTCAGCACCGTCTCCGCGTCGATCCCCGGCAGGCGCTTGGTCACGAAGCCGGCCTCGTCGAAGTCCGCCGCCGTCGCCGACAACAGCGACTGGTTCTGCATGAGGGCGGCCCGCGTCTCGGGGGACAGCCGCATCGCCATCTGCGTCATCCCCATGAACCGAACCTGAAATTTGCGCAGCTGCTCCAGGATCTTGGCGACATGGCCGTGGGAGGCACCGTCAACAGCGGTCAGCTCGTCCGCCCACGCCCAGAACGTCGCCAGGTCCTCCACCGCGGTGTCGATGCGCGACATCCCGGCCCGGAACAGGTCGAACAACAGCAGAGCCGTGACCAGCTCATCGCTCTCTCCGGTGCCGGACGGGCACACGAAGACGACCTGCCGCTCGTCCATCGCCCGCCGCACGTCATAAGACGACCTGGGGGAGCCCAGGAACGCCCGGAGAGACAGCGAGTTGTCCAGCCGGTAGAGCGCGCTGGTCACCGGGTTACGCGCGGCGGCCTCCAAGTCAGGAAAGGACCGGCGCCAGTAGGTCGTCTCCGCAGGGTCAATGACCGCCAGCACCGCCTCGCGCCACTCCTCGTCCTCCAGCAGAGTGCGGAGCTGGAAGACCGTCGGCTGCAACTCCGGATGCCCCGTGCTCACCAGGTGATGGGAGAGCAGGGCGAGCGTGCGTGCCGCGCTGGACAAGAGCGTCCGCGCACGGGTGGCGTGCTCTCCCCAGGAGTGGGCGGAGGCGACCGCGCCCACCACCGAACCGATGACGTCCTGGGTCTCCTCAACAGCCCGGCCCTCCATGGACAACGGGTTCCAGCACGCCATCCGGTCGTCCATCGCCGGCCGGGCCAAGTTGATCTCCCACACCCGGCCGGCGACCGCGGGGTGGGCCAGATAGGGCCGCACCCGCTGCCACGCCGCACCATGCGGGTCCAGGAACCAGGCCCCGTCGCCGGCGTAGGCACGGGCCAGGCACTGCACCAGGCCCATCTCCGTCTTGCCGAACCCCGACTTGCCGTAGAACGCGCCGAAGAGCACATCGGCGGCCCGAGCGCCGGCAAGCCGCTCGGTACCGTCCGGGCCGGTCACCCGCCCCAGCGGCAGAACATCGCGCTGCCCCGTCCAAGTCGGCAGAGCGGCGGGAGCCGGCGGGACGACGCCGCCACACCGCACCACATTCGGTGCCTCGCAACGTGCAGAAGGGGGCTTGAGCAGCCCCGCAATCTCCTGCCAGGTCACCCACTGCCGACGGGCGGGTGCGAAGTCCCCCCGCTCCAGCCGCCGGTCGAAACGGTCCCGCAGCCACCACGCACTCGAATACCGACGCCACGGGCCCCACTTCGGGCCGACCGGCACGAAGCGGTTCTCGCCGCTAAATGCCTCCATCGCCGCCAGCATCTGATGCAGACGAGCCTGCGCCTGCTGCGGATGCCGGGCCACACACCGCACCAGCACCTGGACGGCGAACACCTCAGCACCGGGAGTGAACTTCCCTACCCCCTCGGACAGGTCACTCTGCCGCGGCACCCGCGCCGTCCGCTTGGCCCCTCCGCCTGCGGAGACGCCCAGACCGTCGCGCAGGATCTCCATCGCTCCGCCCGCGCAGCCAGCTCCGCCGAGCTGCTCGCCGTACGCGGACGGCCCGCGCCGGGCGGCGCGC
This window harbors:
- a CDS encoding replication-relaxation family protein, whose amino-acid sequence is MPRPRFLDPTDRGLSQLGQEILPVLYRHRLLTASQLTQLLRPAATSTRYVRRQLEVLHGRGMVDASVRRTSRAGELLWYTTALGCEVVETGGELVPRPYRMTEDAAASQLQEHTLAVNELGLAFVQHARRLGDECGPLDWDPEVAHRVRDGDNRLGDEAVLVPDAVLRYIHTTPAGDGGQQRMLLTFFCEIDRATMSIARLAAKLHAYARYARYVPQPAPGRGRPKAAGGYRREAWRARYPSFPRVLLVLDGASRRQLAKRADDLRALAAADTRLQPAAADLQAAVTTLEQLRVHGPFAPIVTPVLGDTEPTDVLLRPSAAATSVA
- a CDS encoding ATP/GTP-binding protein — its product is MLTRRSAATAAALSAAALTLALPAPAYADGPADAHCGLFTCQVEAKDPGSDGKAAGGHGGGDHGSGGGGKKSKWSCTYKRADPQPPAGSLDWEGHKPGDGAVYEQTCSYGGDNAYHVIRMVWAADPPKGGVDPAVLARQAVNKMRLRGPDIGIVPKPGGKGLVGLPVWMWTAKTAEAYGPNTATASAGAVTVTATAKVDQIVWDMGDGHSVTCTTAGTPYKASYGKQSSPDCGYRYRHSSKDEPGEKYPVTATSTWTIDWRGAGQTGQLTQTRQSQTQVSIGQLKVLN
- a CDS encoding ATP/GTP-binding protein, which translates into the protein MSTVNLTKAAAKDSSVDEPRYVARAELVLAGSDHRPLGKAGLDPDPLEHVAAVFAQVRTEAGEEAELVVDLVPVPGRKVARRRRALMRRAARRGPSAYGEQLGGAGCAGGAMEILRDGLGVSAGGGAKRTARVPRQSDLSEGVGKFTPGAEVFAVQVLVRCVARHPQQAQARLHQMLAAMEAFSGENRFVPVGPKWGPWRRYSSAWWLRDRFDRRLERGDFAPARRQWVTWQEIAGLLKPPSARCEAPNVVRCGGVVPPAPAALPTWTGQRDVLPLGRVTGPDGTERLAGARAADVLFGAFYGKSGFGKTEMGLVQCLARAYAGDGAWFLDPHGAAWQRVRPYLAHPAVAGRVWEINLARPAMDDRMACWNPLSMEGRAVEETQDVIGSVVGAVASAHSWGEHATRARTLLSSAARTLALLSHHLVSTGHPELQPTVFQLRTLLEDEEWREAVLAVIDPAETTYWRRSFPDLEAAARNPVTSALYRLDNSLSLRAFLGSPRSSYDVRRAMDERQVVFVCPSGTGESDELVTALLLFDLFRAGMSRIDTAVEDLATFWAWADELTAVDGASHGHVAKILEQLRKFQVRFMGMTQMAMRLSPETRAALMQNQSLLSATAADFDEAGFVTKRLPGIDAETVLSLDKYEYIQSVMVRGKRSTPFRVRGVAVNEVFAEYRNEAGLPALDKAIDQNLSRRTVGEILATQRGLDDAILAHLTTGRTPPPRPAGPGSGDVVRTLRPV